A region from the Methylocystis iwaonis genome encodes:
- a CDS encoding cation-translocating P-type ATPase: protein MLLSKLDLSVDADAAMGAWIAHEAVPGRVRLRHPTLLGRDEQRLQIEKALRRVPGVGSVKTNGLTGSALIAFHPPATAQSLSRALDAAAREAEACAPPLGATAAASPKSLSADADACHAEPLAALVARLGTRPAAGLSAEEAAARIAKWGRNELRPAERRSAAAIFAEQMASLPVALLAVSAALSLATGGIADAVMIAAVVVVNASIATVTEREADRTVLGMIAEKRQLATVIRDGVRQSIDPAALTVGDILVIERGASVPADARLIESDDLSVNEAPLTGEAHPAAKDALALLPAKTLVSDRRNMVFRGTAVTGGSGAAIVTAIGARTEIGRVQELIGAARPPETPIQRELGEVGRELVIINGLICASVFALGAYHGHPLVRTLRSAISLAVAAIPEGLPAVATTTLAIGVQDMRKRKVLVRKIDAVETLGAVEVVGLDKTGTLTQNRMAVEALHLDGAMLDLQGGRLLKDGEETDGALRELARRLFEVATLCSDAVAIRAGDGVTFDGTPTEIALLAAGVALGADPVDLRQSTTAMTSAARGEGRKRISTLHETRDGARLLCVKGDPAEVLARCAWRRSSDGVAPLDDDARAAALKANERMAGDALRVLGVAYRDDGGDPRDERDLVWLGLAGIANPIRASVRPALKQLHRAGVRTVMITGDQSATAFAIARNLDLNDGGELRVLEAGQIANMPPELLEALATQPHVFARVSPVDKLNIVKALQAGGRIVAMTGDGVNDGPALRAADVGIAMGGEGADVARQVADIVLATDDMDGIVEAIRLGRATYANIRKVLRYLVSTNASETIAMLGAALVDAREPLTPMQLLWLNLATDALPALALGLEPPEAEILDQPPHDPGAPIMGANDFRRVLREGAVIGAAALLGYYSAGGSNGHARASTITFHGLTFAQLLHAIACRSETRGLSAEIRRQPNLRLYGGVGVSLLAQCAAQFLPPTRRLLGLAPLGPGDILRIGAIAISSALANDFLGYLVERAAARHEEESHVG from the coding sequence ATGCTCCTGTCGAAGCTTGACCTCTCCGTCGACGCCGACGCGGCCATGGGCGCATGGATCGCGCACGAGGCCGTTCCTGGCCGCGTTCGGCTTCGGCATCCGACCCTCCTCGGGCGGGACGAGCAGAGGCTGCAAATCGAAAAGGCGCTGCGACGGGTTCCGGGCGTCGGGAGCGTCAAGACCAACGGGCTGACGGGATCGGCGCTGATCGCCTTTCATCCGCCGGCGACGGCGCAATCGCTTTCACGCGCGCTCGACGCGGCGGCGCGAGAGGCGGAAGCTTGCGCCCCTCCCCTCGGAGCAACCGCGGCTGCATCGCCGAAAAGCCTCTCCGCGGACGCAGACGCCTGCCACGCCGAACCCCTCGCGGCGCTCGTGGCGCGGCTGGGGACACGGCCCGCCGCCGGGCTGAGCGCCGAGGAAGCGGCGGCGCGAATCGCCAAATGGGGACGCAACGAGCTGCGCCCCGCCGAGCGTCGCTCCGCCGCGGCGATCTTCGCCGAGCAGATGGCCAGCCTGCCGGTCGCCTTGCTCGCCGTCTCGGCGGCATTGTCGCTCGCAACCGGCGGGATCGCCGACGCCGTCATGATCGCAGCCGTCGTCGTGGTGAACGCAAGCATCGCCACGGTCACGGAGCGCGAAGCCGACCGCACCGTCCTCGGCATGATTGCCGAGAAGCGGCAACTGGCGACTGTCATCCGCGACGGCGTCAGGCAGTCGATCGATCCCGCCGCTTTGACGGTCGGCGACATTCTCGTGATCGAGCGCGGCGCTTCCGTGCCGGCGGATGCGCGCCTGATCGAGAGCGACGATCTGAGCGTCAACGAGGCGCCGCTCACCGGCGAGGCGCATCCGGCCGCAAAGGACGCGCTGGCGTTGCTGCCGGCGAAAACCCTAGTATCCGATCGCCGCAACATGGTCTTTCGCGGCACGGCGGTGACGGGCGGCTCCGGCGCCGCGATCGTCACCGCCATCGGCGCGCGCACGGAAATCGGCCGCGTGCAAGAGCTGATCGGCGCCGCGCGGCCGCCTGAAACCCCGATCCAGCGCGAGCTCGGCGAGGTCGGACGCGAGCTGGTGATCATCAATGGCCTGATCTGCGCGAGCGTTTTTGCGCTCGGCGCGTACCACGGCCATCCGCTCGTGCGCACGCTGCGCAGCGCGATATCGCTCGCGGTCGCCGCCATTCCGGAGGGACTTCCCGCCGTCGCCACCACGACGCTGGCGATCGGCGTGCAGGACATGCGCAAGCGCAAAGTGCTGGTGCGCAAGATCGACGCGGTCGAGACGCTGGGCGCCGTCGAGGTCGTCGGCCTCGATAAGACGGGAACGCTCACGCAGAACCGCATGGCGGTCGAGGCGCTCCATCTCGACGGCGCAATGCTCGACTTGCAGGGCGGTCGTTTGCTCAAAGACGGCGAAGAAACCGACGGCGCCCTGCGGGAGTTGGCGCGCCGGCTCTTCGAAGTGGCGACGCTGTGCAGCGACGCGGTCGCAATCCGCGCCGGCGACGGCGTGACATTCGACGGCACGCCGACCGAGATCGCCTTGCTGGCCGCCGGCGTCGCGCTCGGCGCCGATCCGGTCGATCTTCGTCAGTCGACGACGGCCATGACGAGCGCCGCACGCGGCGAAGGGCGCAAGCGCATCAGCACGCTGCACGAGACCCGCGATGGCGCGCGTCTGCTGTGCGTAAAGGGCGATCCCGCGGAAGTGCTGGCGCGCTGCGCGTGGCGACGCAGCAGCGACGGCGTCGCCCCATTGGACGACGACGCCCGCGCGGCGGCGCTGAAGGCCAATGAACGCATGGCCGGCGACGCGCTGCGCGTCCTCGGCGTCGCTTATCGTGACGACGGCGGCGATCCGCGCGACGAGCGCGATCTCGTCTGGCTCGGCCTCGCCGGCATAGCGAACCCGATCCGCGCCAGCGTGCGACCCGCGCTGAAGCAATTGCACCGCGCCGGCGTGCGCACGGTCATGATCACCGGCGACCAAAGCGCCACCGCCTTCGCCATCGCGCGCAATCTCGATCTCAATGACGGCGGCGAGCTGCGCGTTCTCGAAGCCGGACAGATCGCCAATATGCCGCCCGAGCTTCTCGAAGCGCTGGCCACGCAACCGCATGTCTTCGCGCGCGTCAGTCCCGTCGACAAGCTCAACATCGTCAAGGCGCTGCAGGCCGGGGGCCGCATTGTGGCGATGACGGGAGACGGGGTGAACGACGGGCCGGCGCTTCGCGCGGCGGATGTTGGAATCGCCATGGGCGGCGAAGGCGCCGACGTCGCGCGCCAAGTCGCCGACATTGTTCTCGCGACCGACGATATGGACGGCATCGTCGAGGCGATAAGGCTCGGCCGCGCGACCTACGCCAATATTCGCAAAGTGCTGCGCTATCTCGTCTCGACCAACGCTTCCGAAACCATCGCCATGCTCGGCGCGGCGCTGGTCGACGCCAGGGAGCCGTTGACGCCGATGCAATTGCTCTGGCTCAATCTGGCGACGGACGCCCTCCCCGCGCTCGCGCTCGGCCTCGAGCCGCCGGAGGCCGAGATTCTCGACCAGCCGCCGCATGATCCCGGCGCGCCGATCATGGGCGCGAACGACTTCCGCCGCGTCCTGCGCGAAGGCGCCGTCATCGGGGCAGCCGCGCTTCTCGGCTATTACAGCGCCGGCGGCTCCAATGGGCATGCGCGCGCGAGCACGATCACTTTCCACGGGCTGACCTTCGCCCAATTGCTGCATGCAATCGCTTGCCGGTCCGAGACCCGCGGCCTTTCGGCGGAAATTCGCCGCCAGCCCAACCTCCGGCTCTATGGCGGCGTCGGCGTGTCCCTGCTCGCTCAATGCGCGGCGCAGTTTCTGCCGCCGACGCGGCGGCTTCTCGGGCTTGCGCCGCTCGGCCCGGGCGACATTCTGCGTATCGGCGCCATCGCCATCAGCAGCGCGCTCGCCAATGATTTTCTGGGCTATCTGGTCGAGCGCGCCGCCGCCCGCCACGAGGAAGAAAGCCATGTCGGCTGA
- a CDS encoding putative quinol monooxygenase, which yields MVVTGILRFPPQNMTDVLPHLRNLVEATRRRDGCIAYDAAEDIFEPGLIRFSEKWPDAETLARHLQAPHIAPWRAVCRDQGLIERAFTAFEARNPREV from the coding sequence GTGGTCGTCACCGGCATCCTGCGATTTCCGCCGCAGAACATGACCGACGTCCTGCCGCATTTGCGCAACCTTGTTGAGGCGACACGGCGGCGCGACGGCTGTATCGCCTATGACGCGGCTGAAGATATTTTCGAGCCGGGCCTGATCCGGTTCTCGGAAAAATGGCCCGACGCGGAGACGCTGGCGCGCCATCTGCAAGCGCCACACATCGCCCCCTGGCGCGCTGTCTGCCGGGATCAGGGCCTGATCGAGCGGGCCTTCACGGCTTTCGAGGCAAGAAATCCTCGCGAAGTCTGA
- a CDS encoding YqaA family protein, translating to MKKLYDWTMSLAASKHAPFALGAIAFAESSFFPVPPDVILVPMTLAEPKKAWYFALLCTIASVAGGALGYAFGALFYDTIGLWLINLYGYTEKMESLRAFYAQWGAIFILVKGLTPIPYKLVTIVSGLLAYNFPLFIGLSLITRGARFFILAAAINHFGDAIRAKLESHFGLFVSVMAAIVVGGFALAAKMF from the coding sequence ATGAAAAAGCTTTACGACTGGACAATGTCGCTGGCCGCCAGCAAGCACGCGCCTTTCGCGCTGGGGGCGATCGCCTTTGCGGAAAGCTCTTTCTTCCCGGTGCCGCCGGATGTGATCCTCGTGCCGATGACCCTCGCCGAGCCCAAAAAGGCCTGGTATTTCGCTCTGCTCTGCACCATCGCCTCGGTCGCGGGCGGGGCGCTCGGCTACGCTTTCGGCGCGCTCTTCTACGACACCATCGGCCTGTGGCTCATCAATCTTTACGGTTACACCGAGAAGATGGAGAGCCTGCGCGCCTTTTACGCCCAGTGGGGGGCGATCTTCATTCTGGTGAAGGGCCTGACGCCCATTCCCTACAAGCTCGTGACGATCGTCTCGGGGCTGCTCGCCTATAATTTCCCGCTGTTCATCGGATTGTCGCTCATCACCCGCGGCGCGCGGTTTTTCATTCTGGCGGCGGCGATCAACCATTTCGGCGACGCCATCCGCGCGAAGCTCGAGAGCCATTTCGGCCTCTTCGTCAGCGTGATGGCGGCGATCGTGGTCGGCGGCTTCGCCCTTGCCGCCAAGATGTTCTGA
- a CDS encoding disulfide bond formation protein B, translated as MNLDRRQALAAIIFAASVATIGGAWLYESLGYLPCELCYKERIPYYAAFALAPLAGFTARTGRAGLARGAFLLLALLFAADAALSVYHSGVEWKIFAGPSDCSGAVNQAGSMADFMKQLQTVKVVRCDEPSLYVLGLTLANWNALITAALAGAAGFAARMVKRDPARRV; from the coding sequence ATGAACCTCGATAGAAGACAGGCTCTGGCCGCAATCATTTTCGCCGCCTCCGTCGCAACCATCGGCGGCGCGTGGCTTTACGAATCCCTCGGCTATCTGCCCTGTGAGCTCTGCTACAAGGAGCGCATTCCCTATTACGCCGCCTTTGCGCTGGCGCCGCTGGCGGGCTTCACCGCGCGGACGGGCAGGGCGGGGCTGGCGCGCGGGGCCTTTCTGCTGCTCGCCTTGCTCTTCGCCGCCGACGCCGCGCTTTCGGTTTATCACTCCGGCGTCGAGTGGAAGATTTTCGCCGGTCCTTCGGACTGCTCCGGCGCAGTCAACCAGGCAGGCTCCATGGCGGATTTCATGAAGCAGCTTCAGACCGTGAAGGTCGTGCGTTGCGACGAGCCCTCGCTCTACGTGCTCGGCCTGACGCTGGCGAATTGGAATGCGCTGATTACGGCGGCGCTGGCGGGGGCGGCGGGCTTCGCCGCCCGTATGGTCAAGCGCGATCCGGCGCGCAGGGTGTGA
- a CDS encoding DUF4142 domain-containing protein, producing MKKLTFLQIVAATGLWLSASVPAQAAGLDGGQILGIYIQVNSFDIESALLARAQGASAALRKLAAHVAADHIGVRKAAYDLAQKCGVTPTTPAERVAAASDHAAAMQRLAALQGAEFDKAYLRHEEAFHAGAIDAAKKLLEPAASCAELRAHLHEILQAFEGHLSQTRAMAREVGSR from the coding sequence ATGAAAAAACTGACATTCCTGCAAATCGTCGCGGCGACAGGCCTGTGGCTATCCGCCAGCGTCCCCGCTCAAGCGGCGGGCCTCGATGGTGGGCAGATTTTAGGGATCTACATCCAGGTCAACAGCTTCGACATCGAGTCCGCGTTGCTCGCGCGCGCTCAGGGGGCGTCGGCCGCGCTCCGCAAGCTTGCCGCTCATGTTGCCGCGGACCATATCGGCGTACGCAAAGCCGCTTATGATCTCGCCCAAAAATGCGGTGTCACCCCCACGACGCCGGCTGAGCGCGTTGCGGCGGCGAGCGATCATGCGGCGGCGATGCAGAGACTCGCGGCGCTGCAAGGCGCTGAATTCGACAAGGCCTATTTGCGCCATGAAGAGGCCTTTCACGCAGGCGCCATCGACGCGGCAAAAAAGCTGCTCGAGCCGGCGGCGAGCTGTGCGGAGCTGCGCGCCCATCTGCACGAAATTTTGCAGGCCTTCGAGGGGCATCTTTCGCAAACGCGCGCCATGGCGCGTGAAGTTGGCTCTCGCTAA
- a CDS encoding Crp/Fnr family transcriptional regulator, which translates to MRERRSFAAVSTQESEADYDRRMTFPSLRLFPSLGELSAEGRKLLGASVRHISCAGGAQLVARGDMVAGAYLVERGALRIYYVNAEGREGTLYWVDPGQSCILAISCVFSRHPYPAWVESEGETEISIVPGDVYRRLLTLEPAIQGFTFDALSSRIVELMALMEETASQGVEARVAAFLLRRSKGEANVEMTQEQVARHLSTSREVVSRVLRGLAARGLVETMQGRITLLDLDGLQSLTS; encoded by the coding sequence ATGCGTGAAAGAAGGTCGTTCGCCGCTGTGTCGACGCAAGAGTCCGAAGCCGACTATGATCGGCGGATGACATTTCCTTCCCTTCGGCTCTTTCCATCGCTCGGCGAACTATCCGCCGAAGGACGCAAGCTCTTGGGCGCGTCGGTGCGCCATATCTCCTGCGCTGGCGGCGCGCAGCTTGTCGCCCGCGGCGATATGGTGGCGGGCGCCTATCTGGTCGAGCGCGGCGCGCTGCGGATCTATTACGTCAATGCGGAAGGCCGGGAGGGGACGCTGTATTGGGTGGACCCCGGCCAATCCTGCATATTGGCGATCAGCTGCGTGTTCTCGCGCCATCCCTATCCGGCTTGGGTGGAGAGTGAAGGAGAGACGGAAATCAGCATCGTCCCCGGCGACGTCTATCGTCGCCTCTTAACGCTCGAACCGGCTATTCAAGGATTTACTTTCGACGCTCTGTCGAGCCGCATTGTCGAGCTCATGGCGTTAATGGAAGAGACAGCGTCGCAGGGTGTGGAAGCCCGCGTCGCCGCCTTCCTCCTGCGGCGCTCGAAAGGCGAGGCCAATGTCGAGATGACCCAAGAGCAGGTCGCGCGTCATCTTTCGACGTCGAGAGAGGTTGTGTCGCGGGTTCTGCGGGGGCTGGCCGCGCGCGGATTGGTCGAGACGATGCAGGGCCGAATAACGCTCCTCGATCTCGATGGTTTGCAGAGTCTCACGAGCTGA
- a CDS encoding SGNH/GDSL hydrolase family protein: MSHLVLLGDSTFDNGAYTAGGPAVISQVRKRIPVGWRATLAAVDGATMADVAAQLARLPADAERLILSIGGNDVLQQADILGAPVTTSAEAIELIGTAARRFEAAYRDMLRPCLQIDRHTTICTIYSGNFPEPAFQRIAEIALTPFNDAIIRIGVEHGLTILDLRLICNAPTDYAGSIEPSSIGGGKIAEAIVSAAKNDRSWPRSARIIG, encoded by the coding sequence ATGTCGCATCTCGTTCTTCTCGGCGACTCGACCTTCGACAACGGCGCCTATACGGCCGGCGGGCCAGCGGTAATTTCTCAGGTGAGGAAGCGCATCCCCGTCGGCTGGCGCGCGACGCTCGCCGCCGTCGACGGCGCGACGATGGCCGATGTCGCCGCGCAGCTCGCGCGGCTTCCGGCCGACGCCGAGCGCCTTATCCTGAGCATCGGCGGCAATGACGTCTTGCAGCAGGCCGATATTCTGGGCGCGCCCGTGACCACCAGCGCCGAGGCCATCGAGTTGATCGGCACCGCGGCGCGCCGTTTCGAGGCCGCCTATCGCGACATGCTGCGCCCCTGCCTGCAGATCGACCGCCACACGACAATCTGCACGATCTATTCCGGCAATTTTCCCGAGCCGGCGTTTCAGCGCATCGCCGAGATCGCGCTGACGCCGTTCAACGACGCCATCATCCGCATCGGCGTCGAGCATGGGCTGACCATCCTCGACCTGCGTCTCATCTGCAACGCGCCCACGGATTACGCCGGTTCGATCGAGCCCTCGTCCATCGGCGGCGGGAAGATCGCAGAGGCCATCGTCAGCGCGGCGAAGAACGACAGGAGCTGGCCACGCAGCGCGCGGATCATCGGATGA
- the rlmN gene encoding 23S rRNA (adenine(2503)-C(2))-methyltransferase RlmN: protein MTFSQTIAAEKPSLAGMTRAEIGDALRALGLPEREIRMRISQIWHWVYFRGARDFGEMLNVSKTLRQTLDAAFELRLPQIVEEQISVDGTRKWLLRMQPVDALDKGAEVECVYIPESDRGTLCVSSQVGCTLNCSFCHTGTQKLVRNLTTAEIVGQLLVARQRLGDFPDRERPTDGLVPMGEGVRAVSNIVFMGMGEPLYNIDNVMAAIDVMADGDGLSLSKRRITVSTSGVVPQIERLGADCGPALAISLHAVRDDLRNVLVPINKKYPIKELLQACRDYPGVSNARRITFEYVMLKGVNDSPAEARELVRLLKGVPAKINLIPFNPWPGAPYECSDWETIERFSDIVFNAGYASPVRTPRGRDILAACGQLKSETEKLRARARLAAQEAAE from the coding sequence ATGACTTTCTCACAGACCATCGCCGCCGAAAAGCCCTCGCTTGCCGGCATGACGCGCGCCGAAATCGGCGACGCCCTGCGCGCGCTGGGCCTGCCCGAGCGCGAAATCCGCATGCGCATCTCGCAAATCTGGCACTGGGTTTATTTCCGCGGGGCGCGAGACTTCGGCGAGATGCTGAATGTCTCCAAGACCCTGCGCCAGACGCTCGACGCCGCCTTCGAGCTGCGCCTGCCGCAGATCGTCGAGGAGCAGATTTCGGTCGACGGCACGCGCAAATGGCTGCTGCGGATGCAGCCCGTCGACGCGCTCGATAAGGGCGCGGAGGTCGAGTGCGTCTACATCCCCGAGAGCGACCGGGGCACGCTTTGCGTTTCCTCCCAGGTCGGCTGCACGCTCAATTGCAGCTTCTGCCACACGGGCACGCAAAAGCTCGTGCGCAATCTGACGACCGCGGAAATCGTGGGGCAGCTTCTCGTCGCGCGGCAGCGGCTCGGCGATTTCCCCGACCGCGAGCGCCCCACCGACGGCCTCGTTCCCATGGGCGAAGGCGTGCGCGCGGTCTCCAACATCGTCTTCATGGGCATGGGCGAGCCGCTCTACAATATCGACAATGTCATGGCCGCGATCGACGTGATGGCGGATGGCGACGGGCTCTCGCTCAGTAAGCGCCGCATCACCGTCTCGACCTCGGGCGTCGTGCCGCAGATCGAGCGGCTCGGCGCCGATTGCGGCCCGGCGCTGGCCATATCGCTCCACGCCGTGCGCGACGATCTGCGCAATGTGCTCGTGCCGATCAACAAAAAATATCCGATCAAGGAGCTACTGCAGGCCTGCCGCGACTATCCCGGCGTCAGCAACGCGAGGCGCATCACTTTCGAATATGTGATGCTGAAGGGCGTCAACGACAGCCCGGCCGAGGCGCGCGAGCTGGTGCGGCTCCTGAAGGGCGTTCCGGCCAAGATCAATCTCATACCCTTCAATCCCTGGCCGGGCGCGCCATATGAATGCTCCGATTGGGAGACGATCGAGCGCTTCTCGGACATCGTCTTCAATGCGGGCTACGCCAGCCCCGTGCGCACGCCGCGCGGCCGAGACATTCTCGCCGCCTGCGGCCAGTTGAAGAGCGAGACGGAGAAGCTGCGCGCGAGGGCGCGGCTGGCGGCGCAGGAGGCGGCGGAGTAA
- a CDS encoding glycosyltransferase encodes MVGPACRVRAAGISSSNLSDALFWAIYPEKEKATTLSPQKILIATFGSLGDLHPFVALAHALAREGFAPVIATSAAYADFIQGEGIAFAPIRPDADDLTARLGMDMGEIARKMSEDDRFLFDSLIFPHLRESYADLLLASEGAVAVVSHSLAFAARIAAERRGLPLVTALLSPMMLYSAYDPPLGSRMPLRSAPAWPIEIVYNRFLLWSLSHAIALWAEPLRRLRRDVGLDPRYGLDLLLGVKSSDAVVGLFSPLLAPPQPDHGRRTLIAGHTFHDRYLEGGRLSPALAAFLDAGEAPIVFTLGSFVVRARCDFYRDCIDAARRLGRRAVLLAHEDDVAELAGDMGADIHVSSYAPHSLVFPRARAVVHHGGIGTTGQALRAGRPQLVTPFLGDQFDNAERLQRLGVARVLDGKTATAQALYEELAAFDAGYEARASAMAEEAGREDGAALAALRIAALIAQRALAQEEALA; translated from the coding sequence TTGGTCGGCCCGGCTTGTCGGGTTCGGGCGGCCGGCATTTCAAGTTCGAACCTTTCAGATGCGCTTTTTTGGGCGATTTATCCAGAGAAAGAAAAGGCCACCACTCTGTCTCCCCAAAAAATCCTGATTGCGACATTCGGGTCGCTCGGCGATCTGCATCCCTTTGTCGCGCTTGCGCATGCTCTGGCGCGCGAGGGCTTTGCGCCCGTCATCGCGACCAGCGCCGCCTATGCCGATTTTATTCAGGGCGAGGGGATCGCCTTCGCGCCGATCCGGCCCGACGCCGACGATCTGACGGCGCGGCTCGGCATGGATATGGGCGAGATCGCCCGCAAAATGTCGGAGGACGACAGGTTCCTGTTCGACTCGCTGATTTTCCCGCATCTTCGGGAGAGCTACGCGGATCTTCTCCTGGCGAGCGAGGGCGCCGTCGCGGTTGTCTCGCACAGCCTCGCCTTCGCCGCCCGGATTGCGGCGGAGCGGCGCGGCCTGCCGCTCGTCACGGCGCTGCTCTCGCCGATGATGCTCTATTCGGCGTATGACCCGCCGCTCGGCTCGCGCATGCCGCTGCGCAGCGCCCCGGCCTGGCCGATCGAGATCGTCTATAACCGCTTCCTGCTCTGGTCGCTCTCCCACGCCATCGCGCTTTGGGCCGAGCCCTTGCGTCGGCTGCGTCGGGACGTCGGGCTCGACCCTCGTTATGGGCTGGACCTGCTGCTCGGCGTGAAATCCAGCGACGCGGTCGTCGGCCTGTTCAGCCCGCTGCTAGCGCCGCCGCAGCCGGATCACGGGCGGCGGACCTTGATTGCCGGGCACACCTTCCACGATCGCTATCTCGAAGGCGGGCGGCTGTCGCCGGCGCTCGCCGCCTTTCTCGACGCTGGCGAAGCGCCGATCGTTTTCACGCTCGGCAGCTTCGTCGTTCGGGCGCGATGCGACTTCTACCGCGATTGCATCGACGCCGCCCGCCGGCTCGGGCGGCGCGCCGTGCTGCTCGCGCATGAGGACGACGTCGCGGAGCTTGCCGGCGATATGGGCGCGGATATTCACGTCTCCTCCTATGCGCCGCATTCGCTGGTCTTCCCGCGGGCGCGCGCGGTCGTCCACCATGGCGGCATCGGCACGACAGGGCAGGCGCTGCGCGCCGGACGGCCGCAGTTGGTGACGCCATTTCTCGGCGACCAGTTCGACAATGCCGAGCGGCTGCAAAGGCTCGGCGTCGCCCGCGTGCTGGACGGCAAGACGGCGACGGCGCAGGCATTGTATGAAGAGCTCGCGGCCTTCGATGCGGGCTATGAGGCTCGGGCCTCCGCCATGGCCGAGGAGGCTGGGCGCGAGGATGGGGCGGCGCTGGCGGCGCTGCGGATCGCAGCGCTTATCGCCCAGCGCGCGCTGGCGCAGGAGGAGGCATTGGCATGA
- a CDS encoding protease inhibitor I42 family protein, translating to MRKRVAFFVAFYLGLGAASLQALADEAHRMKPGETFSVSNKENPSTGYIWRIDPSASAGLDLLAISDGGHKAGKSLPGAPGTHSWTIRALEPGTATVQFVYQRPWEPAPAETRRIVFKISP from the coding sequence ATGAGAAAACGCGTCGCTTTTTTTGTGGCTTTTTACCTCGGCCTCGGCGCGGCGAGCCTGCAAGCCCTGGCGGATGAGGCGCATCGGATGAAACCCGGCGAGACGTTCAGCGTCTCCAATAAGGAAAATCCTTCGACCGGATACATTTGGCGCATCGATCCGAGCGCCAGCGCGGGGCTCGATCTTCTCGCGATTTCCGATGGCGGCCACAAGGCCGGAAAGAGCCTCCCCGGCGCGCCGGGAACGCATAGCTGGACCATTCGCGCGCTCGAGCCGGGAACGGCGACGGTCCAGTTCGTCTATCAGCGTCCCTGGGAGCCGGCTCCGGCCGAGACCCGGCGGATTGTTTTCAAGATTTCACCCTAG
- a CDS encoding cold-shock protein, protein MQVGVVKWFNANKGFGFIQPDAGGPDVFVHVTANERAGLPSLVEGQKVGYELFVDKRSGKFSADQLQLQS, encoded by the coding sequence ATGCAAGTTGGCGTCGTCAAGTGGTTCAATGCGAACAAGGGGTTCGGCTTTATCCAGCCTGACGCCGGCGGTCCCGACGTGTTCGTTCACGTCACCGCGAACGAGCGCGCCGGCCTCCCCTCGCTCGTCGAGGGGCAGAAGGTCGGCTACGAGCTTTTCGTCGACAAGCGCAGCGGCAAGTTTTCCGCTGACCAGCTTCAACTCCAGAGCTGA
- a CDS encoding SDR family oxidoreductase produces MTSTTQDSRVVLVTGASSGIGKCCAERLAGAGWRVFGASRSAPAAERYDVLRMDIADDEAVEKGVAHILATCGRIDAIVNNAAVNLRGSVEDVPMAEGREIMEINYFGTLRVCRAALPALRARKGSIINIGSFAGSIGTQFGGHYAASKYAVQGVTESLRRELAPFGVRVTNISPGFFRTGMSENIVVSDSMQDGAYAERFSRFMKNADKFMKNMTTPEPVAALVQEILESRNPKGYYFIGPAYQRAVLLAKRLLPQTAFEAIMDRVLE; encoded by the coding sequence ATGACTTCCACGACCCAAGACTCCAGAGTCGTATTGGTTACAGGCGCTTCCTCCGGGATCGGAAAATGTTGCGCCGAGCGTCTCGCCGGCGCGGGCTGGCGCGTGTTCGGGGCGTCGCGCTCTGCGCCCGCCGCTGAGCGTTATGACGTGTTGCGAATGGACATCGCGGATGACGAGGCGGTCGAGAAAGGCGTCGCGCATATATTGGCCACATGCGGTCGCATCGACGCCATCGTCAATAATGCGGCTGTCAATTTACGCGGTTCGGTCGAGGACGTTCCGATGGCCGAAGGTCGCGAGATCATGGAGATCAATTATTTCGGCACACTGAGAGTGTGTCGGGCGGCGCTGCCCGCCCTGCGGGCGCGGAAGGGCTCTATTATCAATATAGGCTCCTTCGCCGGCTCGATCGGCACGCAGTTTGGCGGTCATTACGCCGCGTCGAAATATGCCGTGCAAGGCGTGACCGAAAGTCTACGACGCGAACTTGCGCCATTCGGCGTACGGGTCACGAATATTTCGCCGGGTTTTTTCCGGACGGGAATGTCCGAAAACATCGTCGTTTCGGACTCGATGCAAGACGGCGCCTATGCCGAGCGGTTCAGCCGCTTCATGAAAAACGCAGATAAGTTCATGAAGAACATGACAACGCCCGAGCCCGTCGCCGCGCTGGTCCAGGAGATATTAGAGAGCCGTAATCCCAAGGGATATTACTTCATTGGTCCCGCCTACCAGCGCGCCGTGTTGCTCGCGAAAAGGCTCCTGCCACAAACGGCGTTCGAGGCGATCATGGATCGCGTGCTCGAGTAA